A genomic window from Zalophus californianus isolate mZalCal1 chromosome 13, mZalCal1.pri.v2, whole genome shotgun sequence includes:
- the LOC118356226 gene encoding putative per-hexamer repeat protein 5 gives MYQRERTQGEGMKQSGRASGSGDGNKGNCTRGSPLEDVGSGCGSGSPAGTGGGAGPDARGGPDARAGTGAGSTVGAGSWASTGAQAGPREGPAVLESRAKGIGSGRGTDRDTGRGTDRCRGRRWVMGRNGCTCRGRETGRERGRSWVRGKHRSTGRSRGMDSCRGRSRDRGKNRNTGRGRGRGRIQARGWVRIRSRGKNRCTGRCWGSGSCRGTGRGRDMSGGKIWVRGENRDTGMGRGRGRTWVRGQNRSTSRGRGRGRCKGRDRVCSNGTYRNQGSIWVRGRDRGTGRGRDGSGSRAGAGSGEGAGPQFGAGTGALAPAGTVAGTGAGSPGTGSRAGPSWSASGSPWAGAGSTAGSWAPAEVSAGTTPPCRAADGVGAGSSSLGRGTSVRGEKLTPVPALRGYLQDRAQPRASQRSRSQEGALPGTSPRLQSTRWVLCTQSLLLAPHQPLGAPPCGACPDPSPHTHRHPAPGFSASSSVSVGSIPGAQSSQ, from the exons AtgtaccagagagaaagaacacagggggaggggatgaaacaATCTGGCAGGGCATCAGGGTCGGGTGATGGAAATAAGGGTAATTGTACAAGGGGCTCTCCCCTCGAGGATGTGGGCTCTGGTTGTGGTTCTGGGAGCCCTGcaggaacaggaggaggggcagggccagaTGCAAGAGGAGGGCCAGATGCAAGAGCAGGGACAGGGGCCGGATCCACGGTAGGAGCTGGGTCATGGGCAAGTACAGGAGCACAGGCAGGGCCAAGGGAAGGGCCCGCGGTGCTGGAAAGCAGGGCAAAGGGCATCGGCTCTGGCAGGGGCACGGACAGGGACACAGGTAGAGGAACGGACAGgtgcaggggcaggaggtgggtcATGGGCAGGAATGGGTGCACATGCAGGGGCAGGGAAACGggtagggaaaggggaaggagctgGGTCAGAGGCAAGCACCGGAGcacagggaggagcaggggaatGGACAGTTGCAGGGGCAGAAGCCGGGACAGGGGCAAGAACAGGAAtacaggcaggggcaggggaaggggcag gatcCAGGCCAGGGGCTGGGTCAGGATCCGGAGCAGGGGCAAGAACAGGTGCACAGGCAGGTGCTGGGGAAGTGGCAGCTGCAGGGGCacgggcaggggcagggacatGAGTGGGGGCAAGATTTGGGTCAGAGGCGAAAACAGGGACACAGGcatgggcaggggaaggggcaggacttGGGTCAGGGGCCAgaacaggagcacaagcaggggaaggggaaggggcaggtgcaaggggagggacagggtctgCAGCAATGGCACATACAGGAACCAAGGCAGTATCTGggtcaggggcagggacaggggcactGGCAGGGGTAGGGACGGGTCAGGATCCAGGGCAGGAGCGGGgtctggggaaggagcagggccaCAGTTCGGGGCAGGCACAGGGGCCCTGGCTCCGGCAGGAACAGTGGCAGGAACAGGGGCAGGCTCTCCGGGCACAGGTTCTCGAGCAGGCCCTTCCTGGTCGGCGTCAGGCTCTCCGTGGGCAGGTGCCGGGTCAACTGCCGGCTCCTGGGCTCCTGCTGAAGTCTCTGCAGGCACCACCCCTCCCTGCAGAGCTGCTGATGGAGTTGGAGCCGGCTCTAGCTCCTTAGGTCGTGGAACATCTGTGAGAGGAGAAAAGCTCACCCCCGTGCCTGCTCTCCGTGGGTATTTGCaagacagagcccagcccagagcctcccAGAGAAGCCGCAGCCAGGAAGGAGCCCTCCCCGGGACGTCTCCCCGACTGCAGTCCACCCGCTGGGTGCTCTGCACACAGTCTttgctcctggccccacaccagcctctcGGGGCTCCTCCCTGTGGGGCCTGCCCCGACCCGTCCCCACACACCCACAGGCACCCCGCCCCAGGCTTCTCAGCCTCGAGCTCGGTCTCCGTGGGCTCCATTCCTGGAGCACAATCCAGTCAATGA
- the LOC118356221 gene encoding uncharacterized protein LOC118356221, with the protein MLHPEVQRLQAEESKLCKHSLAGDVVSGLPDVSVHLAGKTERRHQEAQGQPPSPTGSNRSAPPSQELEPGSTCVPNSCEEPGAGAESKPASMGLCKHRNCHSARRHHSPARCPHCPPAQPPCCSQIRHTPVRAQPRVSQRCPRHPAPVFSPSGSATVGSACSSWVSRRWAWCSRSEQGMLSCTWATSCLRQGTSLADRSPPSLKSSESARCPERRRWPWSSGVGDGAVVPAGLLTLGRTWLQLPSSQAPGKGTAAEDGNASSSGAGFGSVAASASTSTLQCLSLCHLTGNPPQPPTAALSCLEKWLSISGWLSLWEWCRIGWENWCADGFALDLMPERVLPVVGVHGSELEGL; encoded by the exons ATGTTGCATCCCGAAGTCCAGAGACTACAGGCTGAGGAAAGCAAACTGTGCAAACACTCCCTCGCTGGGGATGTCGTGTCAGGGCTCCCCGACGTCTCTGTCCATTTGGCTGGAAAGACCGAAAGGAGACACCAGGAGGCCCAGGGCCAGCCACCCAGCCCCACAGGGTCTAATCGAT cTGCTCCACCATCTCAGGAGCTAGAGCCAGGCTCCACCTGTGTCCCTAACTCGTGTGAGGAGCCAGGTGCAGGGGCAGAATCCAAGCCAGCTTCCATGGGGCTCTGCAAACACAGGAACTGTCACTCAGCTCGGAGGCATCACAGCCCTGCCCGATGTCCTCACtgtccccctgcccagcccccctgctgctcccagatcaGACACACACCTGTGCGTGCACAGCCCAGAGTCTCCCAGAGATGCCCCAG GCACCCAGCCCCGGTGTTCTCACCCTCGGGCTCGGCCACTGTGGGCTCTGCGTGCTCCAGCTGGGTCAGCAGAAGGTGGGCTTGGTGCTCCAGGTCGGAACAGGGCATGTTGAGCTGCACATGGGCCACCAGCTGCTTGAGGCAGGGAACGTCTTTGGCTGACAGAAGTCCTCCGAGTCTGAAGTCctctgagtcagccaggtgcccagaACGGAGGAGATGGCCCTGGAG CTCTGGAGTTGGTGATGGAGCCGTAGTTCCAGCGGGCTTACTCACACTGGGGCGCACTTGGCTCCAGCTCCCGAGCTCCCAAGCTCCCGGCAAAGGCACCGCAGCAGAAGATGGAAATGCTTCGAGCTCTGGAGCGGGCTTTGGGTCTGTAGCTGCTTCTGCATCCACGTCGACTCTACAGTG CCTGTCCCTGTGCCATCTCACAGGAAACCCCCCACAGCCTCCCACAGCAGCGCTGAGCTGTCTCGAGAAGTGGCTCTCGATCTCGGGCTGGCTCTCACTCTGGGAATGGTGCCGGATCGGGTGGGAGAACTGGTGTGCAGATGGCTTTGCTCTGGACCTCATGCCGGAGCGGGTTTTGCCTGTGGTCGGGGTCCACGGGTCGGAGCTGGAGGGGCTCTAG